The region TAGGAAAGAATTCCACCATGGTAAATGCACAAATTGGCATCATTGGCGGCAGTGGATTGTATCAAATGGACGCCCTCAAAAATGTTGAGGAGGTGACTATTGATACGCCTTTTGGGGCGCCGTCAGACAGCTTTATTGTGGGGGAATTAGCTGGGACATCAGTGGCTTTTTTGGCCCGCCATGGCCGGGGGCATCACCTTTTACCTAGCGAAATTCCTTTTCGAGCCAATATCCATGGCATGAAACAGTTAGGGGTTAAATATTTAATTTCTGCGTCGGCGGTGGGTTCTTTGCAGGCAGAAGCAAAACCTTTGGATATGGTGGTTCCGGACCAGTTCATTGACCGCACTCGCCAGCGGATTTCCACTTTTTTTGGGGAGGGTATTGTGGCCCACATTGGTTTTGGCAACCCCATTTGCCCCCAGTTAGCTCAGTGTCTTTCCACGGCGATCGCCGGTTTGGAGTTGGAGGGGGTAACGCTCCATGACCGGGGAACCTACGTGTGTATGGAGGGCCCAGCCTTTTCCACCATTGCGGAATCGAATTTATATCGTAGTTGGGGGGGGACTGTGATCGGTATGACTAATCTGCCGGAGGCCAAGTTAGCCAGGGAAGCAGAAATTGCCTACGCTACTTTGGCCCTGGTAACGGACTATGACTGTTGGCACCCAGACCATGACCATGTGACGGTGGAGATGGTTATTGGTAACCTACAAAAAAATGCAGTCAATGCCCAGTGGGTAATTCTGGAAACGGTGAAACAATTGGCGGCTAATCCCTTTGATTCCATTGCCCACAGCGCTTTACAGTATGCAGTGCTGACTCCCCCGGATAAGTTTCCCACTGCCACCTACGAAAAGTTATCTTTGCTTTTGGACAAATATTATTCCCCTTCCCGGTAGAAACATGGCGGAAGTTTCCAAATTGGGCAAATTCTCCCACAGTCTGGAGATCATGCACTTGAGGGGCAAACCTGCCGCCGCCGAGCTTTTTCCCTAACCAGTACAATAGGGATATTACCCTTTAGCCTGTATGACTTTTGCCCATGCACCCGGTTGTTAGTTCCGCTGAATATCGCCAACGTCGCGATCGCCTGATGGCCAAGCTTGGTCAGGGAACGGCCATTTTTGCCAGCGCCCCCCAGGCGGTGATGCACAACGATGTGGAATATGTATTCCGTCAGGATAGTGATTTTTACTACCTAACGGGTTTCAATGAACCGGAGGCGATCGCCGTTTTTGCCCCCCACCACGAAGAACATCAATTTGTTTTGTTTGTGCAACCCAAGGATCCGGCCAGGGAAACCTGGACTGGCATTCGCTACGGTGTGGAGGGGGCCCAATCAACTTTTGGGGCGGACATTGCCTATCCCATTGGGGAACTGGATGAGCATTTACCAAAATACCTGGAAAAAGCAGATAAAATTCATTACCACCTTGGTCGAGATGAAGCGTTAAACAAAACTATTCTTCACCATTGGCAACGTCAATTGGCCGCCTATCCCCGGCAAGGCTATGGACCCCAGGCTTTGGTCAATTCCCATGGCTTGGTGCACCCTCTGCGGCAAGTGAAAAGCGAAACCGAATTAGCCCTGTTGCGGCGGGCCTGTGACCTGTCGGCGATCGCCCATCAGCGGGCCATGGAATTTGCCAGACCTGGCCATTATGAATATCAGGTACAAGCGGAATTAGAAATTATTTTTCGGTGGGAAGGGGGTTTGGGTCCAGCCTATCCCTCCATTGTGGCGGCGGGTAAAAATGCCTGCATTTTGCACTACATCAACAATGATTGCCCTTTAGCCGATGGGGATTTACTGCTCATCGATGCCGGCTGTTCCTACGGCTACTATAACGGTGACATCACCCGTACTTTTCCGGTCAGCGGCAAATTTAGCCCGGAGCAACGCACTCTGTATGAAATTGTTTTAAACGCCCAGGAAGCGGCGATCGCCGCAGTGCAAGCAGGCAATCCCTACCACCAATACCATGATGCCGCGGTGTCAGTGATTGTGGATGGCCTGATGGATTTGGGTCTGCTGGCGGGCGATAAGAAAGAAATTATCAAAGAAGAAAAATATAAACCCTTCTACATGCATCGCACAGGCCATTGGTTGGGTCTTGATGTCCACGATGCGGGCAATTACAAACAGGATAAGGATACCTGGACAGTGTTGGAACCAGGGCAAGTGCTCACCGTGGAACCTGGTATTTACATTGCCCCGGATATAAAACCTGTGGAAGGGCAACCGGAAGTGCCGGAACAATGGCGCGGCATTGGCATTCGCATTGAGGATGACGTATTGGTCACCGCCCAGGGCCCCGACGTTTTAACCAGTGCAGTGCCCAAGGCGATCGCCGACTTGGAACATTGATTATTGTTTAGACACCCTAACTCCAGTCAAAACCCAAGACTAGAGGGAGTTTCGTACTCTGACCCAGGGTTCTGACTGGACTCCATTTTGTTATCGATTCTCAGAGCAAGAAGAAAAAATCTCCCCAGGTTTGCCTTAACTGCAGTGGGGAGAAGGAGGGGTTATCTTAGAACCTTGCTAACGGTTTTACCAAGAAACAATGATTGGGCTATTAGTTATTGCCCATGCTGGAGTTTTCAATCACTTTATCGATCAAGCCATAGTCTCTGGCTTCCGCCGCTGAGAGAAAATAATCCCGGTCAGTATCCTTGGCAATCTTTTCCACGGTTTGGCCGGTACGTTGCGCCATAATTTCGTTCAACTGTTGACGGATACGGAGAATTTCCCGCGCTTCAATGTCAATATCCGTTGCTTGACGGCGACCGGTACCTCCCATGGGCTGGTGGATCATAATCCGGGCGTGGGGCAGGGCTAATCGTTTTCCTGGCGCCCCGGAGGCTAACAAAAAGGCTCCCATGGATGCGGCCAGGCCCACACAGATGGTAATCACTTCTGCTTTGATATATTGCATGGTGTCGTAAATGGCCATGCCCGCAGTGACAGAACCACCAGGGGAATTGATATAGAGATAAATCGGCTTACTCGGATCATCGGAATCTAGATATAGCAAAAAAGCCACAATTCGATTGGCGATCGAGTCATTTACCTCTTGGCCAAGGAAAATAATCCGTTCTTGGCTCAGTCGAGTATAAATATCAATCCACCGTTCATACTGACTGCCGGGAAGACGAAACGGAACACTGGGAACACCGATAGGCATGGGTTTTTTCGCTTAAATTTGGGAATAGATTTGAATAGTCAACAAAAGTCGGGACTTAGCTGATGGGGGACAATGGCCCCGATTTGCTCAGTAGGGGTAGAGTCTTTAGGCAAGATTTAAATGGCCTAAATCACTGCCATTGGTTTGGGCAATTCCGCTGGGCTTTCTAGCACCCGGTCAATCAGTCCATACTCCTTAGCTTGGGCGGGGGTGAGATAAAAAGTCCGGTCCATGTCTTTGGCTAACCTTTCCTGGGTCTGGCCAGTGTTAAAGGAAAGAATTTCCAGCATTGTCTGTTTGTTGGAAATTACTTCCTTGGCGCGAATTTGGATATCCGTAGCCTGGCCCTGGGCCCCAGTGCGATTTTGGTTAAGGACGATGGTGGAGTGGGGCAAACTCGCCCGATAACCTTTGGTGCCGGCAGAAAGGATCATGGCGGCGGTGCCCATGGCTTGGCCAATGCAAATGGTATGCACCGGGGGCTTGATGTAGTTGAGGGTGTCACAAATAGCGAAGGCTTCGGTTTCAAAACCCACCGCATCGCCGGTGTACCAGGAAGTACCAGTGGAGTTGATATAAAAATAGATTGGTTTATCGGGATCGTCGAATTGGAGATACAGCAGTTGGGCAATAATCAACTGGGTCACATCAATGCCGACCTGTTGCTTCACCTCGTCGGAGGAGAAAAGCGGCATCCCCAAGTAAACGATGCGCTCTTTAAGCAAAAGGGATTCCAGATCCGGCGGCGGCGTTTTGAAAGCCATGTCGCCATAGTAGGAGGATTGAACCGCAGTTATTTCCATGCTGTCAGGTTGGTGTCGATGGATAAAAAGGCGAAACCAGAGGAATGCCTTATTTGCCCGTGGATATTGGTTATGATCATTTTCCTTTAAGTTTAACCTTCTCTGCAAGTTTACCCAGGGGAAGCCTGCCCCCCAGGGCTTGATTTCGTCGCCCTTCTCTTGCGTCTCATCGCTAGTTCCTAAGTCTCTCCAGTAAGGCGTTTGCGGAAACTCCTCAGACTTCAGCCTTCATCATAGTTAGCAGTAAAGGGAATAAAAACCGCCGATGTCTTAAGGTAATGCTGGCGATCGACGGGGCGTTTCAAGTATCGCTCAAACTGGGTTGTCACCGGCAATCAGCAGAAGGCAGAGCGCTGATATTTTTTGAGTTACGCCCTGCTCTCTTTGCAACCACAGCGGTGACAATTCAATTACTAATTAACCCAACTGATCAAAGATGGCAAACATGGGTAGATACATGGAAAGCAAAATGGTACCGACCATACCGGCAATCAAGACCATCATGGCTGGCTCGATGATACTGGTCAGCGCTTTAACCGTTTGCTCTACCTCATCCTCATAGAAGTCCGCCACTTTCATCATCATGGCATCCAGTTCCCCTGTTTCTTCCCCGATACTAATCATTTGAATGGCCAAAGAGGGAAAGACTTTACTTTGTTGCAGAGCCAAACTCATCATCCCCCCCTGTTGGATTTCACTAATTGCTCCGGAGATCGCATCGGAAATTATTTTATTGGGCACAGTGTTACAAACAATTTCCAAAGATTGAATGATGGGAACCCCCGAACGGGTAAGAGTACCAAACACGCGGCAAAATCTAGCTACGGCGGTTTTTTCATTCAAGGGGCCAAACAGAGGCAGTTTCAACATCACCGCATCCACCTGGCGCCGCCCGGTATAGGTTCCGTAATATTTTTTGAACAGAAAAACAGCAACCACAATGACAATTACAGGAATAATGGCCATGGGACTTCTTAAAAAGTTACTTAGGCCAACCATAAATTCGGTTAAAGCAGGCAGTTCCCCCCCTAGGTCATCAAAAATTCCTGCAAAGACAGGGATGAGAAATATAGTCATACCCAGAAAAGCCACCACTGCCAGGAAGCCCACCGCCACCGGGTAAGCCATGGCGGACTTAATCTGGTTTTGCAAACGGGCCATGTCTTCCAGGAGTTTGGAAAGCCGATTGAGCACTTCATCCAAAACCCCCCCAGTTTCCCCTGCTTCCACCATGCTGACGTAGAGATCGTCAAAACAGTCGGGATACTTGGCCATGGCTTCGGAAAGGTTGGTCCCCTGTTGCACATCGCCACTAATACCAGTTAATGCCCGTTTCAGTTTGGGGTTAGGACATTGCTCCGACAGCACGCCCAAACAACGAACGATCGCCACGCCGGCATTGATCATGACGGAAAATTGACGGGAGAAAACCGCTTTGTCCTTAACGCTAACGTTGTTAAGTAAATTCTCGAGAAACTCGAGGTTGATTTCCCCGCCGGCTGGCTTAATAGTACCGATCGCCGCGTATTGTTGGCGGAGGATGGTGCGAGCCTGTTCGGGGCTCATGGCTTCCACCTTGGCTTTGGTGGTTTTGCCCTTACGATCTTTAACTTGAGCGACAAACGTGGCCATGGTTAATTATCTCCGTCACTGGATTTACTAGCTTGGGTTGGGTGATTGATCAGATAATCAGTGGTGATCGAATATGAAAACTGATAAGCGGTTGCCAACAGGGTATTTAACGACGTTTGCCGGCGGGTTGGGGGGCCATGCCACCGATCAATCGCTGCAGTTCGTCGGGCTTACCACTCTTAGCCAAACCTTCTTCTAGGGAAATTACCCCCGATACCACCAATGTGGCCAGGCCTTGTTCCATGGTCTGCATGCCCAACTTGGCCCCGGTTTGAATGGCGGAATAAATCTGGGCCGCTTTTCCTTCCCGAATCAGGTTGGCGATCGCCGGGGTAATGACCATAATTTCCTGCACCAGGGCCCGGCCAAATTCCCCAGGTTTAGGGGCTTTTTTCTTAACCAAATTCTGGGCAAACACCGCCAATAGGGAGTTGGAGAGCATGGCACGGATTTGGGCCTGCTGATTAGCGGGAAACACGTCCAGCATCCGGTCAATAGTACTAGCAGCAGAGTTGGTGTGTAAAGTACCAAACACTAAGTGCCCAGTTTCCGCCGCCGTGATAGCGAGGGCGATGGTTTCTAAATCCCGTAGTTCCCCCACCAGTACAATGTCTGGATCCTCCCGTAGGGCCGCCCGCAGAGCATTGCTAAAACTTTTGGTGTCTTCGCCCCGTTGTCTTTGGTGAAATAAGCTCCGGACATTGGGAAACACATACTCAATCGGGTCTTCGATGGTGAGAATATGTTCAGCCCTGGTGCGGTTAATTAAATCTAAAATCGCCGCTAGGGTGGTGGTTTTACCAGAGCCTGTTTGTCCTGTGACCAGAATCAATCCCCTGGGACGTTCTGCCATTTCCCGCACAATGTTGGGTAGTCCCAATTGTTCAAAGTTGGGGATTTTGGAGGAGAGGGCCCGTAAACAGGCGGCATAACAACCCCGTTCTTTATAGACGTTAATGCGGAAACGAGCTAGCCCCTTCACCCCATAGGAACAGTCCAATTCCCAACTTTGTTCTAGTTCTTTCCGTTGGGAATTGTTGAGCATGCTAAAGATCAGCTTTTGGCTTTCTTGGGGAGTTAAAACTTCCTCGTTAATGGGTTCTAATTTGCCGCTTACTCGAAAATAAACTGGTGCCCCTGCTTGAATATGCATATCGGAGCCGCCCATTTCCACCAACTGCTCCATCAGATCTTCGATCATGTATTCCAATGCCATGACTTTAATGCTCCTATAAGTTCTTAACCCACAGCCAAAGCAAGCACAGGGGCTAACAAAAGTTTAATGCCACTTTCCTCTATTTGTCCGGCGATCGCCACAAATGGTCACAATTGCCCAATTTCTTTCGCTAGGATCTCAACTTGGCGCTTGCACAGGCAAAAACAAAGAGAAGTTAACTGGCACAGATGGAATCAGAATCGGCCACCTCCTGGGGGAGTTTTGTAAAGTTGTTTGTTACTTTGTTAAGGTAAAGCAACATTACTGGTTAGTCCTAGGTCCATGGGCCTTATTAAACCAATCTTTTCCCTGGGACCATGGTTCTTCCCTGACTTGGATCACTGGTTCAGTACTAATTTTTCCTCCCACCATTTCTATGAATAAGTACTTCTCCCATCAGTGTCTGCGGCGACAGTTATCCCTCCTAAGTCTATTGAGTTTTTCCCTTATGGGTTGCGGTAATCTCTGGGAGCAGAACGTCAAAGCCCAAACGGATAATAACGAATCAAACCAGCTGATCGCCGTGGATGTGGCCTTGGCTAAGCCCGGGGACCTGGGGGGAGAGTTGGAATATACGGGCACCACTGCCCCAGTGCGGGAGGTTTCCATCAAGTCCCAAATTGAAGGACGCTTGCAAAAGTTATTGGTGGATGTGGGCGATCGGGTGAAGGGGGAGGAAGTGCTAGCAGAAATTGAAGATGATTTACTGCTGGGGGCGGTAGACCAAGCCAAAGCGGAAAAAATGGCCCAACGCTCGGAGGTTTTGACCGCCCAAAGTCAGGTGGGGGACGCCAAAATTCGGGTGGAACAGGCCCGTCTCCAACTGCAACAGGCCCAGGCGGACATTACCAGGTTAGAAACGTCCCTCAATGCCCGCATTGAACAAGCCCGGCTGGAAGTGGATCAAACCCAGGCTGATGCTGCTCGCTTCCGTTTACTGGCCGAAGAGGGAGCTGGCGGTGTCCAACAGGCTGAACAAGCAGAAACCAGAGCCCGCCAAGCCAA is a window of Synechocystis sp. PCC 7338 DNA encoding:
- a CDS encoding S-methyl-5'-thioadenosine phosphorylase; its protein translation is MVNAQIGIIGGSGLYQMDALKNVEEVTIDTPFGAPSDSFIVGELAGTSVAFLARHGRGHHLLPSEIPFRANIHGMKQLGVKYLISASAVGSLQAEAKPLDMVVPDQFIDRTRQRISTFFGEGIVAHIGFGNPICPQLAQCLSTAIAGLELEGVTLHDRGTYVCMEGPAFSTIAESNLYRSWGGTVIGMTNLPEAKLAREAEIAYATLALVTDYDCWHPDHDHVTVEMVIGNLQKNAVNAQWVILETVKQLAANPFDSIAHSALQYAVLTPPDKFPTATYEKLSLLLDKYYSPSR
- a CDS encoding aminopeptidase P N-terminal domain-containing protein, producing the protein MHPVVSSAEYRQRRDRLMAKLGQGTAIFASAPQAVMHNDVEYVFRQDSDFYYLTGFNEPEAIAVFAPHHEEHQFVLFVQPKDPARETWTGIRYGVEGAQSTFGADIAYPIGELDEHLPKYLEKADKIHYHLGRDEALNKTILHHWQRQLAAYPRQGYGPQALVNSHGLVHPLRQVKSETELALLRRACDLSAIAHQRAMEFARPGHYEYQVQAELEIIFRWEGGLGPAYPSIVAAGKNACILHYINNDCPLADGDLLLIDAGCSYGYYNGDITRTFPVSGKFSPEQRTLYEIVLNAQEAAIAAVQAGNPYHQYHDAAVSVIVDGLMDLGLLAGDKKEIIKEEKYKPFYMHRTGHWLGLDVHDAGNYKQDKDTWTVLEPGQVLTVEPGIYIAPDIKPVEGQPEVPEQWRGIGIRIEDDVLVTAQGPDVLTSAVPKAIADLEH
- a CDS encoding ATP-dependent Clp protease proteolytic subunit → MPIGVPSVPFRLPGSQYERWIDIYTRLSQERIIFLGQEVNDSIANRIVAFLLYLDSDDPSKPIYLYINSPGGSVTAGMAIYDTMQYIKAEVITICVGLAASMGAFLLASGAPGKRLALPHARIMIHQPMGGTGRRQATDIDIEAREILRIRQQLNEIMAQRTGQTVEKIAKDTDRDYFLSAAEARDYGLIDKVIENSSMGNN
- a CDS encoding ATP-dependent Clp protease proteolytic subunit, whose product is MEITAVQSSYYGDMAFKTPPPDLESLLLKERIVYLGMPLFSSDEVKQQVGIDVTQLIIAQLLYLQFDDPDKPIYFYINSTGTSWYTGDAVGFETEAFAICDTLNYIKPPVHTICIGQAMGTAAMILSAGTKGYRASLPHSTIVLNQNRTGAQGQATDIQIRAKEVISNKQTMLEILSFNTGQTQERLAKDMDRTFYLTPAQAKEYGLIDRVLESPAELPKPMAVI
- a CDS encoding type II secretion system F family protein, with product MATFVAQVKDRKGKTTKAKVEAMSPEQARTILRQQYAAIGTIKPAGGEINLEFLENLLNNVSVKDKAVFSRQFSVMINAGVAIVRCLGVLSEQCPNPKLKRALTGISGDVQQGTNLSEAMAKYPDCFDDLYVSMVEAGETGGVLDEVLNRLSKLLEDMARLQNQIKSAMAYPVAVGFLAVVAFLGMTIFLIPVFAGIFDDLGGELPALTEFMVGLSNFLRSPMAIIPVIVIVVAVFLFKKYYGTYTGRRQVDAVMLKLPLFGPLNEKTAVARFCRVFGTLTRSGVPIIQSLEIVCNTVPNKIISDAISGAISEIQQGGMMSLALQQSKVFPSLAIQMISIGEETGELDAMMMKVADFYEDEVEQTVKALTSIIEPAMMVLIAGMVGTILLSMYLPMFAIFDQLG
- a CDS encoding type IV pilus twitching motility protein PilT, translated to MALEYMIEDLMEQLVEMGGSDMHIQAGAPVYFRVSGKLEPINEEVLTPQESQKLIFSMLNNSQRKELEQSWELDCSYGVKGLARFRINVYKERGCYAACLRALSSKIPNFEQLGLPNIVREMAERPRGLILVTGQTGSGKTTTLAAILDLINRTRAEHILTIEDPIEYVFPNVRSLFHQRQRGEDTKSFSNALRAALREDPDIVLVGELRDLETIALAITAAETGHLVFGTLHTNSAASTIDRMLDVFPANQQAQIRAMLSNSLLAVFAQNLVKKKAPKPGEFGRALVQEIMVITPAIANLIREGKAAQIYSAIQTGAKLGMQTMEQGLATLVVSGVISLEEGLAKSGKPDELQRLIGGMAPQPAGKRR